In Actinomyces radicidentis, one genomic interval encodes:
- a CDS encoding YggS family pyridoxal phosphate-dependent enzyme: MTDHAPQSPAPGTEFSVAADSESAGPTATTVEDFRTNLAAVRARLEAAAAACGRDASGIRLLPVSKTVPEERLRAAFAAGITEMGENKVQEAKRKSENLAELGIRWALIGHLQTNKAKDAAVFADEFHALDSMRLAEALDRRLQAVGRGLDVYVQVNSSGEESKFGLEPDEVPGFLEQVRACSSLRVRGLMTLAAHTQDTERVRECFRLMRELRDAGLQAGTVGDGQLSMGMSGDFELAIEGGSTCVRVGQAIFGARQYGYDHYWPEGQPRA, from the coding sequence ATGACCGACCACGCACCGCAGTCCCCTGCACCCGGTACCGAGTTCTCCGTCGCCGCCGACTCGGAGTCGGCCGGGCCGACGGCGACGACGGTCGAGGACTTCCGCACGAACCTGGCGGCGGTCCGTGCCCGCCTGGAGGCGGCGGCCGCCGCGTGCGGGCGCGACGCCTCGGGGATCCGGCTCCTGCCCGTCTCCAAGACCGTCCCGGAGGAGCGGCTTCGGGCCGCCTTCGCCGCCGGGATCACCGAGATGGGCGAGAACAAGGTCCAGGAGGCCAAGCGGAAGTCGGAGAACCTGGCCGAGCTCGGCATCCGGTGGGCGCTCATCGGGCACCTCCAGACGAACAAGGCCAAGGACGCGGCCGTCTTCGCCGACGAGTTCCACGCGCTGGACTCGATGCGCCTGGCGGAGGCGCTCGACCGCCGTCTCCAGGCGGTCGGTCGCGGCCTCGACGTCTACGTACAGGTCAACTCCTCCGGCGAGGAGTCGAAGTTCGGCCTCGAGCCCGACGAGGTGCCCGGCTTCCTCGAGCAGGTGCGCGCCTGCTCCTCCCTGCGGGTCCGCGGCCTCATGACGCTCGCCGCCCACACCCAGGACACCGAGCGGGTGCGCGAGTGCTTCCGCCTCATGCGCGAGCTGCGCGACGCGGGGCTGCAGGCCGGCACGGTGGGCGACGGTCAGCTCTCCATGGGCATGTCCGGCGACTTCGAGCTCGCCATCGAGGGCGGCTCGACCTGCGTGCGCGTCGGCCAGGCGATCTTCGGAGCGCGTCAGTACGGCTACGACCACTACTGGCCGGAGGGGCAGCCGCGCGCCTGA
- a CDS encoding ABC transporter ATP-binding protein: MTTATPTAPTAAPPTARTPWLRASGLTKDYGAFRLADVSIEAAPGRVRGFFGPNGSGKTTTLSILAGLVRPDSGTVRLDTAASGLPGREPMAVLLDSFGYNPFLSGRDHLRTVARRFGRDRDRVGEVLESVGLASAARRRIGAYSLGMRRRLGLAEVLLVDADVVLLDEPTNGLDPDGIAWFRRTVRRMAADGRAVILSSHLLGEAEGLIDDATFLVDGRVAWSGSYNELLGSFAGTFSLLTGPRAFELAEALAERGIDVHQSGPAELAVRAEDLGAVQEMAVVCGIDAAVAESVRPSLDLVYHLIRSGKLAEKEASSHE, from the coding sequence ATGACCACTGCGACACCCACAGCGCCGACGGCGGCCCCGCCGACCGCGCGCACCCCGTGGCTGCGGGCCTCGGGGCTGACGAAGGATTACGGGGCGTTCCGCCTCGCCGACGTCTCCATCGAGGCGGCCCCAGGGCGGGTGCGCGGGTTCTTCGGGCCGAACGGCTCCGGGAAGACGACCACCCTGTCGATCCTCGCCGGGCTGGTGCGCCCCGACAGCGGTACCGTCCGCCTCGACACCGCCGCATCCGGTCTCCCGGGGCGCGAGCCAATGGCGGTCCTCCTCGACTCCTTCGGGTACAACCCCTTCCTCTCGGGCCGCGACCACCTTCGGACGGTCGCCCGCCGGTTCGGGCGCGACCGGGACCGTGTCGGCGAGGTGCTTGAGAGCGTGGGGCTCGCGTCCGCGGCGAGGCGCCGGATCGGAGCGTACTCGCTCGGCATGCGACGGCGCCTCGGGCTGGCGGAGGTGCTCCTCGTCGACGCCGACGTCGTCCTCCTCGATGAGCCGACGAACGGGCTCGACCCCGACGGGATCGCGTGGTTCCGCCGGACGGTGCGTCGGATGGCAGCCGACGGCCGAGCCGTCATCCTAAGCTCCCACCTCCTGGGCGAGGCGGAGGGCCTCATCGACGACGCCACCTTCCTCGTCGACGGACGGGTCGCCTGGTCGGGCTCGTACAACGAGCTGCTCGGGTCCTTCGCCGGGACCTTCTCCCTGCTCACGGGCCCGCGAGCCTTCGAGCTCGCCGAGGCGCTCGCAGAGCGCGGGATCGACGTCCACCAGTCCGGGCCGGCGGAGCTGGCAGTGCGGGCCGAGGACCTTGGGGCCGTCCAGGAAATGGCCGTGGTCTGCGGCATCGACGCGGCGGTCGCCGAGTCCGTTCGCCCGAGCCTCGACCTCGTCTACCACCTCATCCGATCCGGGAAGCTCGCCGAGAAGGAGGCGTCCAGCCATGAATGA
- a CDS encoding peptidase domain-containing ABC transporter, with translation MRLRRRRCPVILQATRTECGIASLAMAMASFDHHVPLAELRGRAGIGRDGASMLALKRLAEEEGFSARAFRGPLDQVVAAVGAPLVVAWEEAHFVVVERIDRRGVRVIDPSAGRMTCHPTEAASRYRGVALRVAPTTAAVRCPRRREGASRFVASFVPGIGGKIASVLALSLLAAVIGMLPAALTAYLVDSLGVVVSSSPYRVMALVVAALALVHLAVSVLRSAVIIWFEKTSDGEMTAAILDHLVRLPFLFFQGRPAGDILVRFSSISFVRDSLSGRILPTLVDLVFVTVYTALIASWSPVHVLALAAIALVEGVSIGLYGPRAKSLADREVNEMSRTQSVMVEALGGMETSKALGIEEEVLGSWRGAYERQLRLSARRQRLDNHLAAFLATIGYVGPAVLLLIGAHEVLAGRLSLGQMLAVNALAAAALTPVQQIGMNLQVIQTVRVHLDRLHDLLDEQQEDVHPDGTAADLNQDLVLDGVSFSYSQGGPDVLSEVSLALHRGELVGVVGPSGSGKSTLARLLLGLIEPNQGRVLLGGTPLSRVDLRSLRRRAGVVTQGATGVAASIRENVRAGRTWVTDTDVQAALEAAALADDVARMPLGAATPLGEAGQGLSGGQLQRLSIARALAGSPDLVIFDEATSSLDGPSEALVHEHLARLEATRLVIAHRLSTVVGADRIAFLVAGRLVALGPHEELLLTCPEYAAFARSQMVGEAEPSCPGLVPAQ, from the coding sequence ATGAGACTGCGACGACGCCGGTGCCCGGTCATCCTCCAGGCGACGCGCACGGAGTGCGGCATCGCGAGCCTCGCCATGGCGATGGCCTCCTTCGACCACCACGTCCCCCTCGCCGAGCTCCGCGGCCGAGCCGGCATCGGACGGGACGGCGCCTCCATGCTCGCGCTCAAGCGCCTCGCGGAGGAGGAGGGCTTCTCAGCCCGCGCGTTCCGCGGACCCCTCGACCAGGTGGTCGCCGCAGTCGGCGCACCGCTCGTCGTGGCCTGGGAGGAGGCACACTTCGTCGTCGTCGAGCGGATCGACCGGCGCGGCGTGAGGGTCATCGATCCCTCCGCAGGCCGGATGACCTGCCACCCCACTGAGGCGGCATCCCGGTACCGGGGCGTCGCCCTCCGCGTGGCGCCCACCACCGCCGCGGTGCGATGCCCACGCCGCCGGGAGGGCGCCTCCCGCTTCGTCGCCTCATTCGTACCGGGGATCGGCGGCAAGATCGCCTCGGTCCTCGCCCTCTCCCTCCTCGCTGCCGTGATCGGCATGCTCCCGGCCGCCCTGACCGCCTACCTCGTCGACTCGCTCGGAGTGGTCGTCTCCTCGAGTCCGTACCGGGTCATGGCCCTCGTCGTCGCCGCGCTCGCGCTCGTCCACCTCGCGGTCTCGGTCCTGCGCAGCGCCGTCATCATCTGGTTCGAGAAGACCTCCGACGGCGAGATGACGGCGGCGATCCTCGATCACCTCGTCCGTCTCCCGTTCCTCTTCTTCCAGGGCCGACCGGCCGGGGACATCCTCGTGCGCTTCTCGTCGATCTCCTTCGTCAGGGACTCGCTGTCGGGCCGCATCCTGCCGACGCTCGTCGACCTGGTCTTCGTGACCGTCTACACGGCGCTCATCGCCTCGTGGTCGCCCGTCCACGTGCTCGCGCTCGCCGCGATCGCGCTGGTCGAGGGCGTGTCCATCGGCCTGTACGGCCCCCGCGCCAAGTCCCTCGCCGATCGCGAGGTCAACGAGATGTCCCGGACCCAGTCCGTCATGGTCGAGGCGCTCGGAGGGATGGAGACCTCCAAGGCGCTCGGGATCGAGGAGGAGGTCCTGGGATCGTGGCGGGGCGCCTATGAGCGTCAGCTCCGGCTCTCCGCGCGGCGGCAGCGGCTCGACAACCACCTGGCCGCCTTCCTCGCGACGATCGGCTACGTGGGACCGGCCGTGCTGCTCCTCATCGGCGCGCACGAGGTCCTTGCCGGCCGACTCAGCCTCGGGCAGATGCTGGCCGTCAACGCGCTGGCGGCAGCGGCCCTCACCCCGGTCCAGCAGATCGGTATGAACCTCCAGGTCATCCAGACCGTCCGCGTCCACCTCGACCGGCTTCACGACCTCCTCGACGAGCAGCAGGAGGACGTCCACCCTGACGGCACCGCCGCGGACCTCAACCAGGACCTCGTGCTCGACGGCGTCTCGTTCTCGTACTCGCAGGGCGGCCCGGACGTCCTGTCGGAGGTGTCCCTGGCACTGCACCGCGGCGAGCTGGTCGGGGTCGTCGGGCCGTCGGGCTCCGGCAAGTCGACCCTCGCCCGGCTGCTCCTGGGCCTCATCGAGCCGAACCAGGGCCGGGTACTCCTCGGAGGCACCCCGTTGAGCAGGGTCGACCTGCGGTCCCTCAGGCGCCGCGCCGGGGTCGTCACCCAGGGCGCGACCGGCGTCGCGGCGTCGATCCGGGAGAACGTGCGCGCTGGACGCACCTGGGTCACCGATACCGATGTCCAGGCCGCACTGGAGGCGGCTGCCCTGGCCGACGACGTCGCCCGGATGCCGCTCGGCGCGGCCACTCCGCTCGGGGAGGCAGGGCAGGGGCTGTCCGGCGGGCAGCTCCAGCGCCTCTCCATCGCGCGTGCCCTCGCCGGGAGTCCCGACCTCGTCATCTTCGACGAGGCGACGTCGAGCCTCGACGGGCCGTCGGAGGCCCTCGTCCACGAGCACCTCGCCCGCCTCGAGGCGACGCGCCTCGTCATCGCCCACCGGCTCTCGACGGTCGTCGGTGCCGACCGGATCGCCTTCCTCGTCGCCGGACGGCTCGTCGCGCTGGGACCGCACGAGGAGCTGCTCCTCACCTGTCCCGAGTACGCAGCCTTCGCCCGCTCCCAGATGGTGGGCGAGGCCGAACCATCCTGCCCAGGGCTCGTGCCCGCTCAGTGA
- a CDS encoding 16S rRNA (uracil(1498)-N(3))-methyltransferase, which translates to MTAPVFVLTPDTLEPAGAAHRAESGDLLVLTGAEARHAVTVRRLRAGERVDLVDGEGLRLVCEVTEPGTGGAKDRLGVRVTERVEEPAPPIRLALVQALAKGGRDEQAVETATEVGADLVVPWQSSRCVSVWNGPKAAKGRGRWQATAHEAAKQARRARVPEVLEPVSTKRLVAWVHDAVDAGGAVLVLHEEGMAPVGGAALPEPAAASATGDPGQSAEAPLLAVVVGPEGGIAPEETAALEAAGASTVRLGPHVMRTASAGPVALAVLAQRAGLWG; encoded by the coding sequence GTGACCGCCCCCGTCTTCGTCCTCACGCCCGACACCCTCGAGCCCGCCGGCGCCGCCCACCGCGCCGAGTCCGGCGACCTCCTCGTCCTCACCGGCGCCGAGGCCCGCCACGCCGTCACCGTGCGCCGGCTGCGCGCCGGCGAGCGCGTCGACCTCGTCGACGGCGAGGGGCTGCGCCTCGTCTGCGAGGTGACCGAGCCCGGCACCGGAGGAGCGAAGGACCGCCTCGGCGTGCGCGTCACCGAGCGCGTCGAGGAACCCGCGCCGCCGATCCGCCTCGCTCTCGTCCAGGCCCTCGCCAAGGGCGGCCGCGACGAGCAGGCCGTCGAGACCGCCACCGAGGTCGGCGCCGACCTCGTGGTCCCGTGGCAGTCGAGTCGCTGCGTCTCCGTGTGGAACGGCCCGAAGGCCGCCAAGGGACGCGGCCGCTGGCAGGCCACCGCCCACGAGGCCGCCAAGCAGGCGCGCCGAGCACGCGTCCCCGAGGTCCTCGAACCCGTCTCCACCAAGCGGCTCGTCGCCTGGGTGCACGACGCCGTCGACGCCGGGGGAGCGGTCCTCGTCCTCCACGAGGAGGGCATGGCCCCTGTCGGCGGCGCGGCGCTGCCTGAGCCCGCGGCCGCCAGCGCGACGGGGGATCCCGGGCAGTCCGCCGAGGCGCCGCTCCTCGCCGTCGTCGTCGGTCCCGAGGGCGGCATCGCCCCCGAGGAGACCGCCGCCCTCGAGGCCGCCGGCGCGAGCACCGTGCGCCTCGGACCTCACGTCATGCGCACGGCCTCCGCCGGGCCCGTCGCCCTGGCGGTCCTCGCCCAGCGCGCCGGGCTCTGGGGCTGA
- the hrcA gene encoding heat-inducible transcriptional repressor HrcA, which produces MADDRRLKVLSAIVADYVRTREPVGSRALVERYRLGVSPATIRNDMAALEDEGYLHQPHTSAGRVPTQKGYRLFVDQVARVKPLSAPERAAITALLTGEADLEQVVARTVRVLAQLTGQLAVVEYPSLRLTALRHLELVALSPTRVLLVIITDTGRVEQRTVSLGAEPEVRDGRGARAVSPEDVVDPLVLETLRARLNTALVGRRADDVAPALAALAEQAPAEERVLLAAVTSALVDALRPDAEERLVVAGTANLARSTLDFSSIGPLLDAVEEQVVLLRLFTDPDVAASSVPGRLTRSGAGGMRVSIGSENHEDALAEASVISASYGTGPDDAVAHLGVIGPTRMDYPATMAAVRAVARYLSRFLAGGEDPGDDGD; this is translated from the coding sequence ATGGCCGACGACCGCCGCCTCAAGGTGCTCTCCGCCATCGTCGCCGACTACGTGCGGACCCGCGAGCCCGTCGGCTCACGCGCCCTCGTCGAGCGCTACCGCCTCGGCGTCTCCCCGGCCACCATCCGCAACGACATGGCGGCCCTCGAGGACGAGGGCTACCTCCACCAGCCCCACACGAGCGCCGGACGCGTCCCCACCCAGAAGGGCTACCGCCTCTTCGTCGACCAGGTCGCCCGCGTCAAGCCGCTCTCCGCGCCCGAGCGCGCCGCCATCACCGCCCTCCTCACCGGGGAGGCGGACCTCGAGCAGGTCGTCGCCCGCACCGTCCGCGTCCTCGCCCAGCTCACCGGGCAGCTCGCCGTCGTCGAGTACCCGAGCCTGCGGCTCACCGCGCTGCGCCACCTTGAGCTCGTCGCCCTGTCGCCCACGCGAGTCCTCCTCGTCATCATCACGGACACCGGCCGCGTCGAGCAGCGCACCGTCAGCCTCGGCGCGGAGCCCGAGGTACGGGACGGACGCGGCGCCCGCGCGGTCTCCCCGGAGGACGTCGTCGACCCGCTCGTCCTCGAGACCCTGCGCGCCCGCCTCAACACCGCCCTCGTCGGCCGTCGCGCCGACGACGTCGCCCCCGCCCTCGCGGCCCTCGCCGAGCAGGCCCCCGCCGAGGAGCGCGTCCTCCTCGCCGCCGTCACCTCCGCCCTCGTCGACGCCCTGCGCCCCGACGCCGAGGAGCGGCTCGTCGTCGCCGGCACCGCGAACCTCGCCCGCTCCACCCTCGACTTCTCCTCGATCGGCCCCCTCCTGGACGCCGTCGAGGAGCAGGTGGTCCTCCTTCGCCTCTTCACCGACCCCGACGTCGCCGCCTCCTCGGTGCCGGGCCGCCTCACCCGCTCCGGCGCGGGCGGCATGCGCGTGAGCATCGGCTCGGAGAACCACGAGGACGCCCTCGCCGAGGCCAGCGTCATCTCCGCCTCCTACGGCACCGGTCCGGACGACGCCGTCGCCCACCTCGGCGTCATCGGCCCCACGAGGATGGACTACCCGGCCACCATGGCCGCCGTCCGCGCCGTCGCCCGCTACCTCTCCCGCTTCCTCGCCGGGGGAGAGGACCCCGGGGACGACGGCGACTGA
- a CDS encoding ABC transporter permease, whose protein sequence is MNELMSQMSGVARDRAVILTSVVLGGFLCALCALVTSNIARGYGQDGTAAVALGYVYSYVGRSGYILPFVLGVLVATQMFRHRTVARLVFYSTSRLRMYLNQAASGLAVGLVAAVVTVLGSVAVIAAVLAGMGEPTALEGATYWWMALRTVGVFALWTLIGLGLGMLMRHQLAAIVTVFVFALLVEPTVTALCNESENLQRIGQFLPGGANWSAVWPVDKAAGNTSQMVQAGLSWQGGLLVLAAYAAVLLVAGYLASIRRRDITA, encoded by the coding sequence ATGAATGAGCTCATGTCCCAGATGTCCGGGGTGGCGCGCGACCGAGCCGTCATCCTCACGTCGGTCGTGCTCGGGGGCTTCCTGTGCGCGCTGTGCGCTCTCGTGACGAGCAACATCGCTCGGGGCTACGGCCAGGACGGGACGGCCGCCGTCGCGCTGGGGTACGTCTACTCTTACGTCGGCCGCTCGGGCTACATCCTCCCCTTCGTCCTCGGTGTGCTCGTTGCCACGCAGATGTTCCGCCACCGCACGGTCGCGCGACTCGTCTTCTACAGTACCTCAAGGCTGCGCATGTACCTCAACCAGGCGGCCTCGGGTCTCGCGGTCGGCCTGGTCGCGGCGGTGGTGACGGTGCTCGGGTCCGTGGCCGTCATCGCGGCTGTGCTCGCGGGGATGGGCGAGCCGACGGCGCTGGAGGGCGCCACGTACTGGTGGATGGCGCTGCGGACGGTGGGCGTCTTCGCGCTGTGGACGCTCATCGGACTCGGCCTCGGGATGCTTATGCGGCACCAGCTGGCGGCGATCGTCACGGTGTTCGTCTTCGCCCTGCTGGTCGAGCCGACGGTAACGGCCCTGTGCAACGAGTCCGAGAACCTGCAGAGGATCGGTCAGTTCCTCCCAGGCGGTGCCAACTGGTCGGCGGTCTGGCCGGTGGACAAGGCGGCGGGCAACACCTCGCAGATGGTCCAGGCCGGGCTGAGCTGGCAGGGCGGACTCCTCGTCCTGGCCGCCTACGCCGCGGTGCTTCTCGTGGCGGGGTACCTCGCCTCGATCCGTCGTCGTGACATCACAGCCTGA
- the dnaJ gene encoding molecular chaperone DnaJ: MSDYYEVLGVSRDASTEEIKKAYRKKARQLHPDIAGPGHEEEFKEVQAANETLSDPEKRRMYDLGGPDASGFGGFGGAGPDLGDLGGIFQTFFGGGAGGRGPVSRARRGSDSLVAVEVDLADVAFGATKTVPIDTYVTCKVCDGSCCAPGTSPVTCSQCNGQGSIQQMQRSFLGNVMTSSPCPTCKGYGTVIVTPCKECAGEGRVHVHNDLEVKVPAGVTDGLRMRMSGRGEAGPAGGPAGDLYLEFHERPHEFLERQGDDLYTELRVPMTAAALGASFPLETLDGERTVSVKAGTQPGDEVVLDGLGVGRLRRSSRGDLHVGIVVETPTRMDERQKELLTELARLRGEDGLPAAKDEGIAGKLSDAFKGGKGKGRGKKRR, translated from the coding sequence GTGAGCGACTACTACGAGGTCCTCGGCGTCTCCCGCGACGCGAGCACCGAGGAGATCAAGAAGGCCTACCGCAAGAAGGCCCGCCAGCTCCACCCCGACATCGCCGGCCCGGGCCACGAGGAGGAGTTCAAGGAGGTCCAGGCCGCCAACGAGACCCTCTCCGACCCGGAGAAGCGCCGCATGTACGACCTCGGCGGCCCCGACGCCTCCGGATTCGGCGGCTTCGGCGGCGCCGGCCCCGATCTTGGCGACCTGGGCGGCATCTTCCAGACCTTCTTCGGCGGAGGCGCCGGCGGTCGCGGCCCTGTCTCCCGAGCCCGTCGCGGCTCCGACTCCCTCGTCGCCGTCGAGGTCGACCTCGCCGACGTCGCCTTCGGCGCCACGAAGACCGTGCCGATCGACACCTACGTCACGTGCAAGGTCTGCGACGGCTCGTGCTGCGCCCCGGGCACCTCCCCGGTCACCTGCTCCCAGTGCAACGGGCAGGGCTCCATCCAGCAGATGCAGCGCTCCTTCCTCGGCAACGTCATGACCAGCTCGCCCTGCCCCACCTGCAAGGGCTACGGCACCGTCATCGTCACCCCCTGCAAGGAGTGCGCCGGCGAGGGCCGCGTCCACGTCCACAACGACCTCGAGGTCAAGGTCCCCGCGGGCGTCACCGACGGCCTGCGCATGCGCATGTCCGGCCGCGGCGAGGCCGGCCCCGCCGGGGGCCCGGCCGGCGACCTCTACCTCGAGTTCCACGAGCGCCCGCACGAGTTCCTCGAGCGCCAGGGCGACGACCTCTACACCGAGCTGCGCGTCCCCATGACGGCCGCCGCCCTCGGCGCCTCCTTCCCGCTGGAGACCCTCGACGGCGAGCGCACCGTGAGCGTCAAGGCCGGCACCCAGCCCGGCGACGAGGTCGTCCTCGACGGCCTGGGCGTCGGACGCCTGCGCCGCAGCTCGCGCGGCGACCTGCACGTCGGCATCGTCGTCGAGACGCCCACCAGGATGGACGAGCGCCAGAAGGAGCTCCTCACCGAGCTCGCCCGTCTGCGCGGCGAGGACGGCCTGCCCGCCGCCAAGGACGAGGGCATCGCCGGCAAGCTCTCCGACGCCTTCAAGGGCGGCAAGGGCAAGGGGCGTGGCAAGAAGCGCCGCTGA
- a CDS encoding DUF3097 domain-containing protein — MPRVNAPLPYRSKITPGSTAARRTALREQAAAGGAPAASGGGMASQRSAGRAGAARTGRGPATGAGAGRGATPPPARPSATNRYGGDVLAADPHRVGPNAIRPESVHVAVTRGMVLEDRETGFVGAAVAVEKSGGRHVVVLEDRRGVRRGFSLGPGFWLEGRPVIVDPPVARKRPPSGPVSSGGRRLTASGSYAVEGEAAKVARASRIWVEGKHDAELVEKVWGDDLRHEGVVVLLLDGVDNLEAVMAEFGPGPDRRAGVLVDHLVPGSKESRIADRVRKAPGGENVLVLGHPYIDVWQAVKPERVGLTEWPRVPKGTDIKHGTLEGLGWPHESQADIARGWQRILATVRSYKDLEPSLLGRMEELIDFVTAPGTR, encoded by the coding sequence GTGCCCAGGGTGAACGCGCCCCTGCCCTACCGCTCGAAGATCACCCCCGGCTCGACCGCGGCCCGCCGCACCGCGCTGCGCGAGCAGGCCGCGGCGGGCGGCGCACCGGCGGCGTCGGGAGGCGGGATGGCCTCGCAGCGCTCCGCCGGCCGGGCCGGCGCGGCTCGCACGGGCCGGGGCCCGGCTACCGGTGCGGGCGCCGGGAGGGGCGCGACTCCCCCGCCGGCGCGTCCCTCGGCGACGAACCGCTACGGCGGGGACGTGCTCGCAGCGGACCCGCACCGCGTCGGGCCGAACGCGATCCGCCCCGAGTCCGTGCACGTCGCGGTCACGCGCGGGATGGTGCTCGAGGACCGGGAGACCGGCTTCGTCGGGGCGGCCGTCGCCGTGGAGAAGTCCGGCGGGCGCCACGTCGTCGTCCTCGAGGACCGGCGAGGCGTGCGCCGCGGCTTCAGCCTCGGCCCGGGCTTCTGGCTCGAGGGGCGCCCCGTCATCGTCGACCCGCCCGTCGCGCGCAAGCGCCCGCCCTCGGGGCCTGTCTCCTCCGGCGGGCGGAGGCTGACGGCCTCGGGCTCCTACGCCGTCGAGGGCGAGGCGGCGAAGGTCGCCCGCGCCTCCCGCATCTGGGTGGAGGGCAAGCACGACGCCGAGCTCGTCGAGAAGGTCTGGGGCGACGACCTGCGCCACGAGGGCGTCGTCGTCCTCCTGCTCGACGGCGTCGACAACCTCGAGGCGGTCATGGCGGAGTTCGGGCCGGGCCCGGACCGGCGCGCCGGTGTACTCGTCGACCACCTCGTGCCCGGGTCGAAGGAGTCGCGGATCGCCGACCGCGTGCGCAAGGCCCCCGGCGGGGAGAACGTGCTGGTCCTCGGGCATCCCTACATCGACGTGTGGCAGGCGGTGAAGCCGGAGCGCGTGGGCCTGACGGAGTGGCCGCGCGTCCCCAAGGGGACCGACATCAAGCACGGGACCCTCGAGGGCCTCGGCTGGCCGCACGAGTCCCAGGCGGACATCGCCCGCGGCTGGCAGCGGATCCTCGCGACGGTGCGCTCCTACAAGGACCTCGAGCCGAGCCTCCTGGGCCGCATGGAGGAGCTCATCGACTTCGTCACCGCCCCCGGCACCCGCTGA